The Gallus gallus isolate bGalGal1 chromosome 6, bGalGal1.mat.broiler.GRCg7b, whole genome shotgun sequence genomic interval GTCTCTTGAATGTCAACAGCCACCCCTTGTCAAAGAGCTCCTCGAGTCTCATTTGTGCTGGGCATTCAAGtttggaaaggcaaagcaacaaACAGGAGCTTAAGAaaagccacagcagcactgtctgCCAAACCCTGGGACATGACAGTGATGCCAGAAGTGCACCAAGTCCTAGATGGTCCTTCTCACAGTCTGGGTTGATGGGACTTGAATCAGTGGTCCAAACCATCAACAATCAGTCACCCGATAACAATTCACAGAGCAGAACTAAGACTACAAACCATTTTCTTATCATTGAACAGTCCCCAGCATCCTGGGAAGTGGGTGACACTAAGATGTGTGTCAAGAGCAGTACTGTTGAGAATGTTTCTTCGGCCTGCTTTAAGCACCAGCAAAGCATGGGCAAAATGGATGAACCAAGAGCTGTTCTCCAGAGAAGCCACTCAGACCTAACCTGCAGTTGCAAACAGCAGAGTTACGTCACTCACGTAGAAACCAGTGCTACTGATTCCAGCCTGAGCTCTTCTAGCAGCAGACATGGCCCATCAGTGGTGAGGATGTCTTTCCAAACAGAAAGATATGgatcagaaataaatgaaaatacatctCACTACCAAAACCTTGTGACTCATCTTCCAGCTCTACCTATAGACCAGAAAGTACCCACAAATACCTTTGACAGTGGTGGTATTCCACATAATACGACTGTTTACACAGACCCTGGACGATTTCACAGTGCTGTTCTAGGACCCCACATGCCTGGAAATGGTTTCTCCAACAGGACAATGTTCAGTCAAGCTACTGGGATTATTCATGGTGGTCTGACTTACAGTAATATTCCaaactctgcattttcaccaatgGCGATGACAGTTCATAACAGTTCTGCAGTGCCCTGTAATATAAGGCAGGACTCTTGTATGAAAGTAGATGCCACCATCCCTGCCTATTGCCATTCCTTGCCCATACCATCTATACAGCTTGTTCCACGATTGGTATGCTCAGTTAGCGAGTCGGGAAAAGAGCAAGCAGCACCTGactattttcattccttttccacTTCGGACATTCTGACCTATCCTAAGCTTGTGTCTTCAGTGAGTGAATCAGGCCTGGATGCCAAGAGAGTCCTGAAGTGCTGCAGCGTTCCTGGAGAACAACTACAACACGCCCAACGCTGCACTCAGCAGGAGAGAGCTTCTTCAGAGACACAGACTGCTTGTGTTGCTTTTAGCAGCCAGCAAACGACAGACGTAGCAATGAAAACTAAAGATATGTGGACTATGACCTCTGCAAATGATTTAACCAAGGGACTGAAACCGGCTCTTGAGCGTAGGGATGCTGAGGTACAAACTCTTCCAACCATGGAATGCAAATCTGTTGCAACAAGCCCAGCGGCTGCAGCAGAAGGCCACTCACATGTGTTCCCAGA includes:
- the GPRIN2 gene encoding GRIN2-like protein, encoding MSADSHQLHTHSHKDTLSSTCRGLLNVNSHPLSKSSSSLICAGHSSLERQSNKQELKKSHSSTVCQTLGHDSDARSAPSPRWSFSQSGLMGLESVVQTINNQSPDNNSQSRTKTTNHFLIIEQSPASWEVGDTKMCVKSSTVENVSSACFKHQQSMGKMDEPRAVLQRSHSDLTCSCKQQSYVTHVETSATDSSLSSSSSRHGPSVVRMSFQTERYGSEINENTSHYQNLVTHLPALPIDQKVPTNTFDSGGIPHNTTVYTDPGRFHSAVLGPHMPGNGFSNRTMFSQATGIIHGGLTYSNIPNSAFSPMAMTVHNSSAVPCNIRQDSCMKVDATIPAYCHSLPIPSIQLVPRLVCSVSESGKEQAAPDYFHSFSTSDILTYPKLVSSVSESGLDAKRVLKCCSVPGEQLQHAQRCTQQERASSETQTACVAFSSQQTTDVAMKTKDMWTMTSANDLTKGLKPALERRDAEVQTLPTMECKSVATSPAAAAEGHSHVFPEVNLEQDLEAPKSPVREVRWDDEGMTWEVYGASVDPEVLGLAIQKHLEIQIEQFQTEPAQQTGKSDEDPLNKEPSSDKMEKKRPFRTMMHSLRYPSCCARSSTAVE